The Mesomycoplasma hyopneumoniae J genome contains the following window.
ACGAAAAAATTGCTAAAAAGGTAGCAAAAAGCGCCTTTTTATCATTAGAAAATATTATAATTATTCCTAATTTACAAAATATTTATCAACTACCATTATTACTTGAAAAAACAGCTTTATTAAAATCAATTTTTTTACATTTTCAGTTGGAATTTCGCCAACCAAAATTAGAAAAATGAAAAGAATTTACTAATTTATTACTAAAAAAATGGGAAAAAACAGTGAAAATAGGTGCGCTCGGCAAATATACCGAATTTCTTGATGCTTATAAGTCAATTTTAGAGGCTTTTAAAATTTGTGCTGCGCACCAAAAAGTTAATCTTGAATTAGAGTTTGTTGATACGGCAGATAAAAATTTTTCTCTGGCCAGACTAAAAAATTTTCAGGGAATTATTATCCTTCCTGGTTTTGGCTTTCGCGGCTTTGAAAATAAAGTAGAAGCAGCAATTTTTACCTACCAAAATAATATACCAACAATTGGAATTTGTCTTGGAATGCAGGTGATGACAGTAGCGATGGCCAGGCTTAACGGAATAAAAAACGCCCATTCAGCCGAATTTTTAGCAGAAAAACCTGATCAGATAAGCGTTCTTGATTATAATCACCAAGAAGGTTCAAAATTACAGATTGGCGGGACATTAAGACTGGGTGAATATCAAGTAATTTTTGCAAAAAATTCAAAAATTGCAAAAATTTATGGTAAAAATTCGTCTTTTGAACGTCATAGACACCGATTTGAGGTGGTTAAAAAATATTCGGCTAAAATTGAAAATACTGATTTTATCTTTAGTGGTAAAGATGCAAAAACCGACTTGATTGAAGTATGTGAGTCAAAATCACATATTTTTTATATTGGAGTTCAATATCATCCTGAATTTATCACGCGTCCACTCGATCCACACCCACTTTTTAATAGTTTTATAGCAGCTATTATTGAGAATGTTTACTAATTTTTTATTTTTTATTTAATTTTAGCTATCCGAAATAGAATTTTTAAATAAATAAACCCCGAAATTAATGAAACTAAACAAGCCAGAATTACTGGTGAGTTAAAAAAATAATAATAGTTTTGAAAAATTTCTCTACTGGTAGAATAACCAGTAAAAATTGTTAATATGGCACCAATTTGTAGGATAGTTTTAAGTTTTCCTCAAAAATTTGCAGCAACATTAACGTTTTTTTTGGCTAAAAAGATACGAAAACCATCAATAATTATATCCCTAAGAACAAAAATCAATACTAAAAATCAAGGTACTAAGGTTAAATAAGCAAGAAAAAAGAAGGTTGTTGTTGTTAAAATTTTATCAGTAATCGGATCAAAGATTTTACCAAATTCAGTAACAACGTTTCATCTTCTTGAAAGAAAACCATCAAATAAATCAGAAAAACTACCTATGATAAACAAAAAAAAAGAACCTAAAAAGAGAGAAAAATTGTCGGTTTTGCTAAAAAAATAAAGGAAAAAACCGATTATTGTTGCTGCAATTATCCGAAAAAGAGTTAGGAAATTAACAAAATAAGCACGGATTTTTAGCTTTTTCTTCTTCATTTTTTTCAAAAAGATCGTTTTATATTATTTGGTGAAATTCGGTACGTTTCAAAATATTCATCAGAAAGTTCTAAAATTTGTTCACTTTTAATTTTACCTTTTTTTAGATCGTTAATTAACGACTGATAATATTTTTGAAATTTAATTTTTTCTTCATTAAAAAAGCTGAGAATTGTTTGATCAAATTCCTTTAAAAATGAAAAAAAATCAAAAAAATACTTAATTTCATCAGAATTTCTTTTTTTTCATAAATTTGACTTTTTTTTAATTAATAAATTTAAATTATCAAAAAAAATTTTTTCTGTTTCATAGCCAGATTTTAAAATCTGATCAACAATTGGATCTTTTTCAATTCTTAGTAAATGGATTTTAGCTAAATTATTTAAATCTGACATTTTTAATTTACTACCAACTACGAAGTTTTCTACTAATTCCTCGTTTTTTTCAATAATTATAATAATTCTGGCTAAAAAAATTGCCAAGGATTTATTTGCCAATTTTTTCATTTCCTCT
Protein-coding sequences here:
- a CDS encoding MHJ_0274 family protein, which translates into the protein MVDTNLIVVVVLLVTLIIGFFAYSFITNRIKLRKLKTEKEEMKKLANKSLAIFLARIIIIIEKNEELVENFVVGSKLKMSDLNNLAKIHLLRIEKDPIVDQILKSGYETEKIFFDNLNLLIKKKSNLWKKRNSDEIKYFFDFFSFLKEFDQTILSFFNEEKIKFQKYYQSLINDLKKGKIKSEQILELSDEYFETYRISPNNIKRSFWKKWRRKS
- the pgsA gene encoding CDP-diacylglycerol--glycerol-3-phosphate 3-phosphatidyltransferase; this translates as MKKKKLKIRAYFVNFLTLFRIIAATIIGFFLYFFSKTDNFSLFLGSFFLFIIGSFSDLFDGFLSRRWNVVTEFGKIFDPITDKILTTTTFFFLAYLTLVPWFLVLIFVLRDIIIDGFRIFLAKKNVNVAANFWGKLKTILQIGAILTIFTGYSTSREIFQNYYYFFNSPVILACLVSLISGFIYLKILFRIAKIK
- a CDS encoding CTP synthase — its product is MAKFIFVTGGVLSGIGKGVSVASVANLLKSCGYSVYILKLDPYLNVDPGVLSPYEHGEVFVTADGGETDLDLGHYERFVAQNFSKDSNHTSGKILLSIIEKERRGFYQGKTVQIIPHVIDEIILRIKNVAKKYKTDFVLVEIGGTVGDMESNPFYFAASQMASESNFKDVFFIHTTYIPFLNASGEFKTKPAQFSIAKLNSRGIRANAIFLRLENDKIDEKIAKKVAKSAFLSLENIIIIPNLQNIYQLPLLLEKTALLKSIFLHFQLEFRQPKLEKWKEFTNLLLKKWEKTVKIGALGKYTEFLDAYKSILEAFKICAAHQKVNLELEFVDTADKNFSLARLKNFQGIIILPGFGFRGFENKVEAAIFTYQNNIPTIGICLGMQVMTVAMARLNGIKNAHSAEFLAEKPDQISVLDYNHQEGSKLQIGGTLRLGEYQVIFAKNSKIAKIYGKNSSFERHRHRFEVVKKYSAKIENTDFIFSGKDAKTDLIEVCESKSHIFYIGVQYHPEFITRPLDPHPLFNSFIAAIIENVY